The following proteins come from a genomic window of Iamia sp. SCSIO 61187:
- the infA gene encoding translation initiation factor IF-1: MAKVRSDQIVFEGTVAEAMRGGTFRVELENDHLVLAHISGRLRRNRIRVLPGDRVQLEVSPYELGRGRITYRFG, encoded by the coding sequence ATGGCGAAGGTGAGGAGCGATCAGATCGTGTTCGAGGGGACGGTCGCGGAGGCGATGCGCGGGGGGACGTTCCGCGTCGAGCTCGAGAACGACCACCTCGTCCTGGCCCACATCAGCGGGCGCCTGCGTCGCAACCGCATCCGGGTCCTCCCCGGGGATCGGGTCCAGCTCGAGGTCAGCCCGTACGAGCTGGGACGAGGCCGGATCACCTACCGCTTCGGCTGA
- a CDS encoding dienelactone hydrolase family protein encodes MSRTPVELDGFARTQVAHGGTTRTVYRAGSGPGVIVIAEMPGITPSVIAFARRVVDLGCSVALPHLFGEPGRDPHRSGARSELADVATSFVPACVSREFGVLATRRTSPVMDWLRGLGRQLHDECGGPGIGVVGMCFTGGFALGMIADAPVLAPVLSQPSLPLGLTSAGRAALGLSPEDQAAMVETCAARDLTVLGLRFSEDRLAPPEKFATLRRLLGDRFVGVEIDSSPGNPWGHRKAAHSVLTEDLHDAEGQPTRAALDQVLDLFRTRLLAPTDGG; translated from the coding sequence ATGTCCCGCACGCCCGTCGAGCTCGACGGCTTCGCCCGCACCCAGGTGGCCCACGGCGGGACCACCCGCACCGTCTACCGGGCCGGTTCAGGTCCCGGGGTGATCGTGATCGCCGAGATGCCCGGCATCACCCCGTCGGTCATCGCCTTCGCCCGGCGGGTCGTCGACCTCGGGTGCTCCGTGGCCCTGCCGCACCTGTTCGGCGAGCCGGGCCGGGATCCCCACCGGTCCGGGGCCCGATCGGAGCTGGCCGACGTGGCCACCAGCTTCGTCCCCGCCTGCGTGTCCCGGGAGTTCGGGGTGCTCGCCACCCGGCGCACGTCGCCGGTCATGGACTGGCTGCGGGGGCTCGGCCGCCAGCTCCACGACGAGTGCGGCGGGCCCGGCATCGGCGTGGTCGGCATGTGCTTCACCGGCGGGTTCGCCCTCGGGATGATCGCCGACGCCCCGGTGCTCGCCCCCGTGCTGTCGCAGCCGTCGCTGCCGCTCGGCCTGACCAGCGCCGGACGGGCGGCGCTCGGCCTCTCACCCGAGGACCAGGCGGCCATGGTCGAGACCTGCGCGGCCCGCGACCTCACCGTCCTCGGGCTGCGCTTCAGCGAGGACCGCCTGGCCCCGCCCGAGAAGTTCGCCACCCTCCGCCGGCTGCTCGGCGACCGCTTCGTCGGCGTCGAGATCGACTCCTCCCCGGGCAACCCCTGGGGCCACCGGAAGGCCGCCCACTCGGTGCTGACCGAGGACCTGCACGACGCCGAGGGTCAGCCGACCCGCGCCGCCCTGGACCAGGTCCTGGACCTGTTCCGAACGAGGCTGCTCGCCCCCACCGACGGGGGCTAG
- a CDS encoding EAL domain-containing protein: MDPTARTPRLSPAAREATRAQVFALSDTAIVVTSADHRVVEANPALRTLLAMPEEEILGRPLLDLVHPEHRELIAGWLTGCDAGDVVPLHVDSRFGRPGAERWFTAHGHAVTGADDRIEAFVLTVTESTATHRLSGALASAHVDMASLIDRIPLAVARLGPGDVVTQWNPAAEDVLGWSADEAVGAPLRALGEGSAGIRARTLAGDPLDGARLAGITAAGTPIELKVWTSAITAGSGPETEVVVLVVDVTADVELDRSLHASEHRWRTLVQNISDTVTVLDPDGRIVSTTGQVAPVLGYPTDSWDGVTFTDLMHPDDVARIGPLVQQALEAPGNAVTTEARVRHHDGTWVDVWAHAVNLIDDPTVGGIVLTTRNITEQKRSEALVASQTAILELIAGTTPLDAVLEAIAAMVEDHDEGAQAAVALVEGRRLRPRAALGRGPGPELRAALGEVDVTPALHARVSGPHGVPWVRHLDDPETSDTMRPALVAAGVETVWWAPVVPAGSDLAVAAIVSFHRDRRPPTPHALRAAEIACTLVSVALDRHAAVTELAHREMHDALTGLPNRTLLLDRLQTALDRAHRTESEVGVVYVDLDHFKLVNDTYGLAQGDEVLSAVADRLRRATRPDDTIARVAADEFVVVCARPGRLDTVLAVADRLREALAEPFSPGGGDLVLTASLGLALSHPGVDAPTLLRQADAAMLRAKQRGRDRVDVFDPDMQASARQRLSLAADLRQALERDELRVVYQPIVDLATGGVVGAEALCRWQHPGLGPVPPDEFIPVAEETGAIRPIGAWVLDTALATLAPLVQPDAAGRRRRFEVAVNLSPRQLDQPALAAAVAGAVARHGWQPEDLCLELTETAITDDLDLASHALLAIRATGVRIAVDDFGTGYSSLTHLQRLPFDTIKVDQSFVRGLGEPGGVDRATIVSAVVGIATAMGLESVAEGIETSAQLAALRELGCTRGQGYYFAKPMSAEELIRLVRDEVNLG; the protein is encoded by the coding sequence ATGGACCCCACGGCGAGAACACCCCGCCTGAGCCCGGCCGCCCGGGAGGCGACGAGGGCGCAGGTCTTCGCCCTGTCCGACACCGCCATCGTCGTGACGAGCGCCGACCATCGGGTCGTCGAGGCCAACCCCGCCCTGCGGACCCTCCTGGCCATGCCCGAGGAGGAGATCCTCGGGCGCCCCCTGCTCGACCTGGTCCACCCCGAGCACCGGGAGCTCATCGCCGGCTGGCTGACCGGCTGCGACGCCGGCGACGTCGTCCCGCTGCACGTCGACTCGCGGTTCGGCCGCCCCGGGGCCGAGCGCTGGTTCACCGCCCACGGCCACGCCGTCACCGGCGCCGACGACCGGATCGAGGCCTTCGTCCTCACCGTCACGGAGTCGACGGCGACGCACCGGCTGAGCGGGGCGCTGGCGTCGGCCCACGTCGACATGGCGAGCCTGATCGACCGCATCCCGCTCGCCGTGGCCCGGCTGGGCCCGGGTGACGTGGTGACCCAGTGGAACCCGGCGGCCGAGGACGTCCTGGGCTGGAGCGCGGACGAGGCCGTCGGCGCGCCGCTCCGGGCGCTGGGTGAGGGCTCGGCCGGCATCCGGGCCCGGACCCTCGCCGGCGATCCCCTCGACGGCGCCCGCCTCGCCGGCATCACCGCGGCCGGCACGCCGATCGAGCTGAAGGTGTGGACCAGCGCGATCACGGCGGGGTCGGGACCCGAGACCGAGGTCGTCGTCCTCGTGGTCGACGTCACCGCCGACGTCGAGCTGGACCGCTCCCTGCACGCCAGCGAGCACCGCTGGCGCACGCTGGTCCAGAACATCTCCGACACCGTCACCGTCCTCGACCCCGACGGGCGCATCGTCAGCACGACCGGCCAGGTGGCGCCGGTCCTCGGCTACCCGACCGACTCCTGGGACGGCGTGACCTTCACCGACCTCATGCACCCCGACGACGTCGCGCGCATCGGGCCGCTCGTGCAGCAGGCGCTCGAGGCGCCCGGCAACGCCGTCACCACCGAGGCCCGGGTCCGTCACCACGACGGCACCTGGGTCGACGTCTGGGCCCATGCCGTGAACCTGATCGACGATCCGACCGTGGGCGGCATCGTCCTCACGACCCGGAACATCACCGAGCAGAAGCGGTCCGAGGCCCTCGTCGCCAGCCAGACGGCGATCCTCGAGCTCATCGCCGGCACGACGCCGCTCGACGCCGTGCTGGAGGCCATCGCCGCCATGGTCGAGGACCACGACGAGGGGGCCCAGGCCGCCGTCGCCCTCGTCGAGGGCCGTCGCCTGCGCCCCCGGGCCGCTCTCGGTCGCGGGCCCGGGCCCGAGCTGCGCGCCGCCCTCGGCGAGGTCGACGTCACCCCTGCCCTCCACGCGCGCGTCAGCGGGCCCCACGGCGTCCCCTGGGTGCGCCACCTCGACGACCCCGAGACCTCCGACACCATGCGGCCCGCCCTGGTCGCCGCCGGGGTCGAGACGGTGTGGTGGGCGCCGGTCGTGCCCGCCGGCAGCGACCTCGCCGTGGCCGCCATCGTGTCGTTCCACCGGGACCGACGCCCCCCGACCCCCCACGCCCTCCGCGCCGCCGAGATCGCCTGCACCCTCGTCTCGGTGGCCCTCGATCGCCACGCGGCCGTCACCGAGCTGGCCCACCGGGAGATGCACGACGCCCTCACCGGCCTGCCCAACCGCACCCTCCTCCTCGACCGGCTCCAGACGGCCCTCGACCGGGCGCACCGCACCGAGTCCGAGGTCGGCGTCGTCTACGTCGACCTCGACCACTTCAAGCTGGTCAACGACACCTACGGCCTGGCGCAGGGCGACGAGGTCCTGTCGGCGGTCGCCGACCGCCTCCGCCGGGCGACCCGCCCCGACGACACCATCGCCCGGGTGGCGGCCGACGAGTTCGTCGTGGTGTGCGCCCGTCCCGGCCGGCTCGACACGGTGCTGGCGGTCGCCGACCGCCTGCGGGAGGCGCTGGCCGAGCCGTTCTCGCCCGGTGGCGGCGACCTCGTCCTCACCGCCAGCCTGGGGCTGGCCCTGAGCCACCCGGGGGTCGACGCCCCCACCCTGCTCCGCCAGGCCGACGCGGCCATGCTGCGGGCCAAGCAGCGCGGCCGTGACCGCGTGGACGTGTTCGACCCGGACATGCAGGCCAGCGCCCGCCAGCGCCTCAGCCTGGCTGCCGACCTCCGCCAGGCCCTCGAGCGGGACGAGCTGCGCGTGGTGTACCAGCCCATCGTCGACCTGGCCACGGGCGGGGTGGTGGGCGCCGAGGCGCTGTGCCGCTGGCAGCACCCGGGGCTCGGGCCGGTCCCGCCCGACGAGTTCATCCCCGTCGCCGAGGAGACCGGGGCCATCCGCCCCATCGGGGCCTGGGTCCTCGACACCGCCCTGGCGACCCTCGCCCCCCTCGTGCAGCCCGACGCCGCCGGCCGGCGGCGACGCTTCGAGGTCGCCGTCAACCTGTCGCCCCGGCAGCTCGACCAGCCCGCTCTGGCCGCCGCCGTGGCCGGGGCCGTGGCGCGGCACGGGTGGCAGCCCGAGGACCTCTGCCTCGAGCTCACCGAGACGGCGATCACCGACGACCTCGATCTGGCCTCGCACGCGCTGCTCGCCATCCGGGCGACAGGGGTCCGCATCGCCGTCGACGACTTCGGCACCGGCTACTCCTCGCTGACGCACCTCCAGCGCCTGCCGTTCGACACGATCAAGGTCGACCAGTCGTTCGTCCGCGGTCTCGGCGAGCCGGGCGGCGTCGACCGGGCGACCATCGTCAGCGCCGTGGTCGGCATCGCCACCGCCATGGGCCTCGAGTCCGTGGCCGAGGGCATCGAGACGAGCGCCCAGCTCGCCGCCCTCCGCGAGCTGGGCTGCACGCGCGGCCAGGGCTACTACTTCGCCAAGCCGATGTCCGCCGAGGAGCTCATCCGCCTGGTGCGGGACGAGGTCAACCTCGGCTGA
- a CDS encoding ATP-binding protein, producing MSDPWSAVPGQERAVAQLKAALADPVHAYLFLGPPGSGKEAAARVFAGELLAAATADPAEADRHRSLAALDQHPDIAIVRREGASIRVEQAAEIVRLASLKPIESDRKVLVLDEFHLVIPATAGRLLKTIEEPPGGTIFVVLADDITEDLVTIASRCVQVELPALSAATVASVLEDEGHDAEAAAQVAEAAHGDLDRARLLAADERVALRLAAWAAIPARLDGTGATVAEVVAERRADIDAAAGPLQEQQAREVEALNERIERYGQRGSGARVLDERHKRQLRRLRTDEIRMGLAELAHAYRAVVVGEPSAPAGITVDDAAAALDRIWLALDALVRNPTEELLLQALLLDLPSR from the coding sequence GTGAGCGATCCGTGGAGCGCGGTGCCCGGGCAGGAGCGGGCCGTGGCCCAGCTGAAGGCCGCCCTCGCCGACCCGGTGCACGCCTACCTGTTCCTGGGCCCCCCGGGGAGCGGGAAGGAGGCCGCGGCCCGGGTGTTCGCCGGCGAGCTGCTCGCCGCCGCCACCGCCGACCCCGCCGAGGCCGACCGGCACCGGTCGCTCGCCGCCCTCGACCAGCACCCCGACATCGCCATCGTGCGGCGGGAGGGGGCGAGCATCCGGGTCGAGCAGGCCGCCGAGATCGTCCGGCTGGCGTCGCTCAAGCCCATCGAGAGCGACCGCAAGGTCCTCGTCCTCGACGAGTTCCACCTCGTCATCCCGGCCACCGCCGGCCGCCTGCTGAAGACGATCGAGGAGCCCCCCGGCGGGACCATCTTCGTCGTCCTGGCCGACGACATCACCGAGGACCTGGTCACCATCGCCTCGCGGTGCGTGCAGGTCGAGCTCCCCGCCCTGAGCGCGGCGACCGTCGCCTCGGTGCTGGAGGACGAGGGCCACGACGCCGAGGCCGCCGCCCAGGTGGCCGAGGCCGCCCACGGCGACCTCGACCGGGCCCGCCTGCTGGCCGCCGACGAGCGCGTCGCCCTCCGCCTGGCGGCGTGGGCCGCCATCCCCGCCCGCCTCGACGGCACCGGCGCGACGGTGGCCGAGGTCGTGGCCGAGCGCCGGGCCGACATCGACGCCGCCGCCGGACCGCTCCAGGAGCAGCAGGCCCGCGAGGTCGAGGCCCTCAACGAGCGCATCGAGCGCTACGGCCAGCGGGGGTCGGGCGCCCGGGTGCTCGACGAGCGCCACAAGCGCCAGCTCCGCCGCCTCCGCACCGACGAGATCCGCATGGGCCTGGCCGAGCTGGCCCACGCCTACCGGGCCGTGGTGGTCGGGGAGCCGTCGGCGCCGGCCGGCATCACCGTCGACGACGCCGCCGCCGCCCTCGACCGGATCTGGCTCGCCCTCGACGCCCTCGTCCGCAACCCGACCGAGGAGCTCCTCCTCCAGGCCCTCCTCCTCGACCTGCCCTCGCGCTAG
- the tmk gene encoding dTMP kinase, which translates to MTGGADGRFIAFEGGEGCGKSTQARLLAERLGARLTREPGGTAIGAEIRGIVLAADDNGLVDRAEALLMAADRAQHVATVVRPALADGRHVVTDRYIPSSVAYQGDGRGLGADVVRRLSLWATEDLQPDLVVLLTVTDAEARARIGGTGRDRLEKAGAALHEAVARSYAAQAAADPERWAVVDGGGTVAEVQARVDAVVATRLAL; encoded by the coding sequence GTGACCGGCGGAGCCGACGGCCGGTTCATCGCCTTCGAGGGGGGCGAGGGGTGCGGCAAGTCGACCCAGGCCCGCCTCCTGGCCGAGCGGCTGGGCGCCCGCCTGACCCGCGAGCCGGGCGGGACGGCGATCGGGGCCGAGATCCGCGGCATCGTCCTGGCCGCCGACGACAACGGGCTGGTCGACCGGGCCGAGGCGCTGCTGATGGCGGCCGACCGGGCCCAGCACGTGGCCACGGTGGTGCGGCCGGCGCTGGCCGACGGTCGCCACGTCGTGACCGACCGGTACATCCCGTCGTCGGTCGCCTACCAGGGCGACGGCCGGGGTCTGGGGGCCGACGTGGTGCGGCGCCTGTCGCTGTGGGCCACCGAGGACCTCCAGCCCGACCTGGTGGTCCTGCTGACCGTCACCGACGCCGAGGCCCGGGCCCGGATCGGGGGCACCGGCCGCGACCGCCTGGAGAAGGCCGGCGCCGCCCTCCACGAGGCCGTGGCCCGCAGCTACGCCGCCCAGGCGGCGGCCGACCCCGAGCGCTGGGCCGTCGTCGACGGCGGCGGCACCGTGGCCGAGGTCCAGGCCCGCGTCGACGCCGTCGTCGCCACCCGCCTCGCCCTCTGA
- the topA gene encoding type I DNA topoisomerase: protein MARSLVIVESPAKARTIEGILGDDFVVESSIGHIRDLPAKGLGVDVDHGFAPTYEVHANKRDVIRRLKALLKDVDELYLATDEDREGEAISWHLLEELKPRVPVKRMVFHEITRGAIERAVDEWRDIDMGLVNAQESRRIVDRLFGYPVSSVLWRKVNQGLSAGRVQSPAVRLVVERERERMAFVSADYWDLSAAFATDPAFTSGIVAVEGKRVAQGRDFDSEGRSKESVVVLDQARAEAVRDGLDGATFTVTSVEEKPFTSRPKPPFMTSTLQQEGGRKLRMTAAGVMRVAQELYQGGYITYMRTDSINLSETAITAARSQIRAMYGNDYLPDAPRTYSRKVKNAQEAHEAIRPAGETFRTPDSLRGELRGDALALYDLVWKRTIACQMADARGRSLSVRLEAPATEAGRAEPTTTEWSASGRTITFPGYMRAYVEGADDPDAQLDDRESLLPALTEGQTLTPTEVEALGHTTSPPARYTEASLVKRLEELGIGRPSTYASIMQVIQDRGYVWKKGTALVPSWTAFAVIKLLEEHFTDLVDYAYTARMEDELDQIAAASLEREPWLHQFWFGDGGDGPATGNGDGGDEGRIGLERLVDEGLSKIDAAAINSIPIGVDADGEPIVVKPGRYGPYVKRGDETASVPDDIAPDELDVAKAIELLSAPKGDVALGTDPETGLAVYAKPGRYGPYVQLGEIEDGAKTKPKTSSLLQTMTLDTITLDDALKLLSLPRTVGVDPESGEEITAQNGRYGPYLKKGTDSRSLETEEQMFTVDLDAALRIFAQPKRGRGQAAPAAPLRELEGKDPVSGQPVVVKDGRFGPYVTDGETNASLRKGDTVENMTIDRAAELLQIRREAGPSKKKKATKKKAAKKKAPAKKKAATKKAATKKAATKKAAAKKKAPAETSEG, encoded by the coding sequence ATGGCCAGATCGCTCGTGATCGTCGAGTCGCCCGCAAAGGCGCGCACCATCGAGGGGATCCTCGGTGATGACTTCGTCGTCGAGTCCTCGATCGGGCACATCCGTGACCTCCCGGCGAAGGGGCTCGGCGTCGACGTCGACCACGGCTTCGCCCCCACCTACGAGGTCCACGCCAACAAGAGGGACGTCATCCGCCGGCTCAAGGCGCTGCTCAAGGACGTCGACGAGCTCTACCTCGCGACGGACGAGGACCGTGAGGGCGAGGCCATCTCCTGGCACCTCCTCGAGGAGCTCAAGCCGCGGGTGCCGGTCAAGCGGATGGTGTTCCACGAGATCACCCGCGGCGCCATCGAGAGGGCCGTGGACGAGTGGCGCGACATCGACATGGGGCTGGTCAACGCCCAGGAGTCCCGGCGCATCGTCGACCGGCTCTTCGGCTACCCCGTCTCCAGCGTCCTGTGGCGCAAGGTCAACCAGGGCCTGTCGGCCGGCCGGGTCCAGAGCCCGGCGGTGCGGCTGGTCGTCGAGCGCGAGCGCGAGCGGATGGCGTTCGTGTCGGCCGACTACTGGGACCTCAGTGCCGCCTTCGCCACCGACCCCGCCTTCACCAGCGGCATCGTCGCCGTCGAGGGCAAGCGGGTCGCCCAGGGCCGCGACTTCGACTCCGAGGGCCGGTCCAAGGAGAGCGTCGTCGTGCTCGATCAGGCCCGGGCCGAGGCGGTCCGCGACGGCCTCGACGGGGCGACCTTCACCGTCACCAGCGTGGAGGAGAAGCCCTTCACCTCCCGCCCCAAGCCCCCGTTCATGACCTCGACCCTCCAGCAGGAGGGCGGGCGCAAGCTGCGGATGACCGCCGCCGGCGTCATGCGCGTCGCCCAGGAGCTGTACCAGGGCGGCTACATCACCTACATGCGGACCGACAGCATCAACCTGTCGGAGACGGCGATCACCGCGGCCCGCAGCCAGATCCGCGCCATGTACGGCAACGACTACCTGCCCGACGCGCCCCGCACCTACAGCCGCAAGGTCAAGAACGCCCAGGAGGCCCACGAGGCCATCCGCCCTGCGGGCGAGACGTTCCGCACGCCCGACTCCCTGCGGGGCGAGCTGCGGGGCGACGCCCTCGCCCTCTACGACCTGGTCTGGAAGCGCACCATCGCCTGCCAGATGGCCGACGCCCGGGGCCGCTCGCTGTCGGTCCGCCTCGAGGCGCCGGCGACCGAGGCCGGCCGGGCCGAGCCCACGACGACGGAGTGGTCGGCGTCGGGCCGCACCATCACCTTCCCCGGCTACATGCGGGCCTACGTCGAGGGCGCCGACGACCCCGACGCCCAGCTCGACGACCGCGAGAGCCTGCTGCCGGCGCTCACCGAGGGCCAGACCCTCACGCCCACCGAGGTCGAGGCCCTGGGCCACACCACCTCGCCCCCGGCCCGCTACACCGAGGCCTCGCTCGTCAAGCGGCTCGAGGAGCTGGGCATCGGGCGGCCGTCGACCTACGCGTCGATCATGCAGGTCATCCAGGACCGCGGCTACGTGTGGAAGAAGGGCACCGCCCTGGTCCCGTCGTGGACGGCGTTCGCGGTGATCAAGCTGCTCGAGGAGCACTTCACCGACCTGGTCGACTACGCCTACACCGCCCGGATGGAGGACGAGCTCGACCAGATCGCCGCCGCCTCGCTCGAGCGCGAGCCGTGGCTCCACCAGTTCTGGTTCGGCGACGGCGGGGACGGCCCCGCCACCGGCAACGGCGACGGGGGCGACGAGGGCCGCATCGGGCTCGAGCGGTTGGTCGACGAGGGGCTGTCGAAGATCGACGCCGCCGCCATCAACTCCATCCCGATCGGCGTCGACGCCGACGGCGAGCCGATCGTCGTCAAGCCCGGCCGCTACGGGCCCTACGTGAAGCGGGGCGACGAGACGGCGTCGGTCCCCGACGACATCGCCCCCGACGAGCTCGACGTGGCCAAGGCCATCGAGCTGCTGTCCGCCCCCAAGGGCGACGTCGCCCTCGGGACCGACCCCGAGACCGGCCTCGCCGTCTACGCCAAGCCCGGCCGGTACGGCCCCTACGTGCAGCTGGGTGAGATCGAGGACGGCGCCAAGACCAAGCCCAAGACGTCGTCGCTGCTGCAGACGATGACGCTCGACACCATCACCCTCGACGACGCCCTGAAGCTGCTGTCGCTGCCCCGCACCGTCGGCGTCGACCCCGAGAGCGGCGAGGAGATCACCGCCCAGAACGGCCGCTACGGGCCGTACCTCAAGAAGGGCACCGACAGCCGGTCGCTGGAGACCGAGGAGCAGATGTTCACCGTCGACCTCGACGCCGCCCTGCGCATCTTCGCCCAGCCCAAGCGGGGCCGGGGGCAGGCGGCGCCGGCCGCGCCGCTGCGGGAGCTCGAGGGCAAGGACCCGGTGTCGGGCCAGCCGGTCGTGGTCAAGGACGGCCGCTTCGGTCCGTACGTCACCGACGGCGAGACCAACGCCAGCCTCCGCAAGGGCGACACGGTCGAGAACATGACCATCGACCGGGCCGCCGAGCTGCTGCAGATCCGCCGCGAGGCGGGACCGTCGAAGAAGAAGAAGGCCACCAAGAAGAAGGCGGCCAAGAAGAAGGCGCCGGCCAAGAAGAAGGCCGCGACCAAGAAGGCGGCCACCAAGAAGGCGGCCACCAAGAAGGCGGCGGCGAAGAAGAAGGCACCGGCCGAGACATCGGAGGGCTAG
- the arfB gene encoding alternative ribosome rescue aminoacyl-tRNA hydrolase ArfB, whose amino-acid sequence MADDLPVREGLVVPGWELVETFSPSGGPGGQHANKASTRVELRFSVEHSSVLGPEQKRRVVARLGPEVRVVADDERSQARNRDIARQRLAESLRQALVPPRRRVKTKPSRGSKERRLKAKRETSDKKQQRQKPRPDE is encoded by the coding sequence GTGGCCGACGACCTCCCGGTGCGCGAGGGGCTGGTCGTCCCCGGGTGGGAGCTGGTCGAGACCTTCAGCCCCTCCGGGGGGCCCGGGGGCCAGCACGCCAACAAGGCCAGCACGCGGGTCGAGCTGCGCTTCTCGGTCGAGCACAGCTCGGTGCTCGGGCCCGAGCAGAAGCGGAGGGTCGTCGCCCGGCTCGGTCCCGAGGTGCGGGTGGTGGCCGACGACGAGCGCAGCCAGGCCCGCAACCGCGACATCGCCCGCCAGCGGCTGGCCGAGTCGCTCCGGCAGGCGCTGGTCCCACCGCGCCGGCGGGTGAAGACCAAGCCCAGCCGGGGGTCCAAGGAGCGCCGCCTCAAGGCCAAGCGGGAGACCAGCGACAAGAAGCAGCAGCGCCAGAAACCCCGACCAGACGAATAG
- a CDS encoding ATP-binding protein, producing the protein MRDDVVRLRVPAQPEYLALVRMVIAGTARVEPLLDDERVDDLRVIVSEACTNAIEALRVRAHDQGVDPATLGSTIAIECHLRATGVEVIIADEGGGFDPDGLAILPPVTDPSRLRIERGLGIPLIKALSDEAEITSGPEGTRVRVVLHAEASVTT; encoded by the coding sequence GTGAGAGACGACGTGGTCCGGCTGCGCGTCCCCGCCCAGCCCGAGTACCTGGCGCTGGTGCGGATGGTCATCGCCGGCACGGCCCGCGTCGAGCCCCTCCTCGACGACGAGCGCGTCGACGACCTGCGGGTCATCGTCTCCGAGGCGTGCACCAACGCCATCGAGGCGCTGCGGGTCCGGGCCCACGACCAGGGCGTGGACCCGGCGACCCTCGGGTCCACCATCGCCATCGAGTGCCACCTGCGGGCGACGGGCGTCGAGGTGATCATCGCCGACGAGGGCGGCGGGTTCGACCCCGACGGGCTCGCCATCCTGCCGCCGGTCACCGACCCGTCGCGCCTGCGCATCGAGAGGGGTCTGGGCATCCCCCTGATCAAGGCCCTCTCCGACGAGGCCGAGATCACCTCCGGCCCCGAGGGGACCCGCGTGCGGGTGGTCCTCCACGCCGAGGCCTCGGTCACGACCTAG
- a CDS encoding STAS domain-containing protein, translating into MELGLELTERDGWAVLAVSGEVDVATAPRLRERLVGLVGEGRTRIVVDLEKVDFIDSTGLGVLVGALKRVRTNEGDLALVCTGPRILKVFEITGLTKVFAIHRSVDEATVSA; encoded by the coding sequence ATCGAACTGGGCTTGGAGCTCACCGAGCGGGACGGTTGGGCCGTCCTGGCGGTCTCGGGAGAGGTCGACGTGGCCACCGCGCCCCGGTTGCGGGAACGTCTGGTCGGGCTCGTCGGCGAGGGCCGGACCCGGATCGTCGTCGACCTCGAGAAGGTCGACTTCATCGACTCCACCGGCCTCGGCGTCCTGGTCGGCGCCCTGAAGCGGGTTCGCACCAACGAGGGCGACCTGGCCCTGGTGTGCACCGGGCCCCGCATCTTGAAGGTCTTCGAGATCACGGGGCTGACCAAGGTGTTCGCCATCCACCGCAGCGTCGACGAGGCAACCGTCTCCGCCTGA